From the Paludisphaera mucosa genome, one window contains:
- a CDS encoding PEP-CTERM sorting domain-containing protein: MIKLHRMLLAAAVLVAATTAVQADPIVGQLGIGYNGTITATPDSLDSSPLSLSLVPATGGFTTTLAPSGDFGAVAAFSPVTFDGTIDTSSLAGEAISFGTYGSFVAAAGIVAPGATADLVKIILTGTFTPAGALSGFDANTSTLVSLTFQRLPGQGITLSGSVFAPSAVPEPSSVALAGIGLAAAGLFGLRKRLAK, translated from the coding sequence GTGATCAAGCTGCATCGCATGCTGTTGGCCGCGGCCGTTCTCGTCGCCGCCACCACCGCCGTCCAGGCCGACCCGATCGTCGGCCAGCTGGGCATTGGCTACAACGGTACCATCACGGCGACCCCGGACTCTCTCGATTCCAGCCCGCTGTCTCTGTCGCTGGTGCCGGCGACGGGTGGTTTCACCACGACCCTCGCTCCCTCGGGCGACTTCGGTGCCGTCGCCGCCTTCAGCCCGGTCACCTTCGATGGGACGATCGACACCTCCTCCCTGGCGGGTGAAGCCATCAGCTTCGGCACTTACGGCTCGTTCGTCGCCGCCGCCGGCATCGTCGCCCCTGGCGCCACCGCCGACCTGGTGAAGATCATCCTGACCGGCACCTTCACCCCGGCCGGGGCTCTGAGTGGCTTTGACGCCAACACCTCGACCCTGGTCTCCTTGACCTTCCAGCGGCTCCCGGGTCAGGGCATCACCCTCAGCGGCTCGGTGTTCGCCCCTTCCGCCGTGCCCGAGCCCAGCTCGGTCGCCCTCGCCGGCATCGGCCTGGCCGCGGCCGGCCTGTTCGGCCTCCGGAAGCGTCTCGCCAAGTGA